A region of Jannaschia sp. W003 DNA encodes the following proteins:
- a CDS encoding TIGR02466 family protein encodes MTLTRLFATPLYHARLSDFGSPVDPAELEASCLSIAEDDEAGQAWCEENAFPGYTSYASLTDLGWRFPIFAQVVESLDAHAAAFARALHWDLGEKPLRLEDIWINVLPEGGSHSGHLHPHAVISGTTYVAMPEGASAIRFEDPRLPMMMAAPVRTKDAPEDLRAFHYARPAVGDVLLWESWLRHEVPLNQSEEERVSVSFNYAWG; translated from the coding sequence ATGACCCTCACACGCCTCTTCGCCACGCCCCTCTACCACGCCCGCCTGAGCGACTTTGGGTCGCCCGTCGACCCGGCCGAGCTGGAGGCGTCCTGCCTCTCAATCGCCGAGGACGACGAGGCCGGGCAGGCTTGGTGCGAGGAGAATGCCTTTCCGGGCTACACCTCCTACGCCTCGCTGACCGACCTCGGCTGGCGCTTTCCCATCTTCGCGCAGGTGGTGGAGTCGCTCGACGCCCACGCCGCCGCCTTCGCGCGCGCCCTGCATTGGGACCTGGGCGAGAAGCCCCTGCGGCTCGAGGACATCTGGATCAACGTGCTGCCCGAGGGCGGCTCGCATTCGGGGCACCTGCATCCGCACGCGGTGATCTCGGGCACCACCTACGTCGCCATGCCCGAGGGGGCGAGCGCGATCCGGTTCGAGGATCCGCGGCTGCCGATGATGATGGCGGCGCCGGTGCGGACCAAGGACGCGCCCGAGGACCTGCGCGCGTTCCACTACGCGCGGCCCGCGGTGGGCGACGTGCTCCTTTGGGAGTCGTGGCTGCGCCACGAGGTGCCCCTGAACCAGTCCGAGGAGGAGCGCGTCAGCGTCTCCTTCAACTACGCCTGGGGGTAA
- the rplP gene encoding 50S ribosomal protein L16: MLQPKRTKFRKQFKGRISGEAKGGATLNFGTYGLKAVEPERVTARQIEAARRAMTRHMKRQGRVWIRIFPDVPVTSKPTEVRMGKGKGSVDYWACRVKPGRVMFEIDGVSDAVAREALRLAAMKLPIKTRTVQREDWHQTA, translated from the coding sequence ATGCTGCAACCCAAACGGACCAAGTTCCGCAAGCAGTTCAAGGGCCGCATCAGCGGCGAGGCCAAGGGTGGCGCGACGCTCAACTTCGGCACCTACGGCCTGAAGGCCGTGGAGCCGGAGCGGGTCACCGCGCGCCAGATCGAGGCCGCCCGCCGGGCCATGACGCGTCACATGAAGCGTCAGGGCCGGGTCTGGATCCGGATCTTCCCGGACGTGCCCGTGACCTCCAAGCCCACCGAAGTGCGGATGGGTAAGGGTAAAGGCTCGGTCGACTACTGGGCCTGCCGGGTGAAGCCGGGCCGGGTGATGTTCGAGATCGACGGTGTCTCCGACGCCGTGGCCCGCGAGGCCCTGCGCCTCGCCGCCATGAAGCTGCCGATCAAGACGCGCACGGTCCAGCGCGAGGACTGGCACCAGACGGCCTGA
- the rpsC gene encoding 30S ribosomal protein S3, with amino-acid sequence MGNKVNPIGMRLQVNRTWDSRWYADTKNYGDMLLEDLRIRQFIEKECKQAGISRVIIERPHKKCRVTIHTARPGVIIGKKGADIETLRKKLAALTDSELHLNIVEVRKPELDAALVGESIAQQLERRVSFRRAMKRSVQNAMRMGALGIRVNLAGRLGGAEIARTEWYREGRVPLHTLRADIDYAGIEATTPYGIIGIKVWIFKGEIMEHDPSARDRKAQELQDGPAPRGAGGRRDDRPRGDRRR; translated from the coding sequence ATGGGTAACAAGGTCAACCCGATCGGCATGCGGCTCCAGGTCAACCGGACCTGGGACAGCCGCTGGTACGCCGACACCAAGAACTACGGCGACATGCTCCTCGAGGATCTGCGCATCCGCCAGTTCATCGAGAAGGAGTGCAAGCAGGCCGGCATCTCCCGCGTGATCATCGAGCGCCCCCACAAGAAGTGCCGCGTGACGATCCACACGGCGCGTCCGGGCGTGATCATCGGCAAGAAGGGCGCGGACATCGAGACGCTCCGCAAGAAGCTCGCCGCGCTGACCGACTCCGAACTGCACCTCAACATCGTCGAGGTCCGCAAGCCCGAGCTGGACGCCGCCCTGGTGGGCGAGAGCATCGCCCAGCAGCTCGAGCGCCGCGTCTCGTTCCGCCGCGCCATGAAGCGGTCGGTGCAGAACGCCATGCGCATGGGCGCGCTCGGCATCCGGGTGAACCTCGCGGGCCGTCTCGGCGGCGCCGAGATCGCGCGGACCGAGTGGTACCGCGAGGGCCGCGTGCCCCTGCATACCCTGCGGGCGGACATCGACTACGCGGGCATCGAGGCGACGACGCCCTACGGCATCATCGGGATCAAGGTCTGGATCTTCAAAGGCGAGATCATGGAGCACGATCCCAGCGCGCGCGACCGCAAGGCGCAGGAACTTCAGGACGGCCCGGCCCCGCGCGGTGCCGGCGGCCGCCGCGACGATCGCCCCCGCGGCGACCGGCGCCGGTAG
- the rplV gene encoding 50S ribosomal protein L22 gives MGKDKNPRRVADNEAMAKLRMLKTSPQKLNLVAGMIRGKKVEKAIADLTFSKKRIADDVRKCLQSAVANAENNHNLDVDELIVAEAWVGKNLTLKRGRPRARGRFGRIVKPFAELTITVRQVEEQA, from the coding sequence ATGGGCAAGGACAAGAATCCCCGCCGCGTGGCGGACAACGAGGCGATGGCCAAGCTGCGCATGCTCAAGACGAGCCCGCAGAAGCTGAACCTCGTGGCCGGCATGATCCGCGGCAAGAAGGTGGAGAAGGCGATCGCCGACCTCACCTTCTCGAAGAAGCGCATCGCGGACGACGTCCGCAAGTGTCTCCAGTCGGCGGTCGCCAACGCCGAGAACAACCACAACCTCGACGTGGACGAGCTGATCGTCGCCGAGGCCTGGGTGGGCAAGAACCTCACCCTCAAGCGGGGCCGCCCCCGCGCCCGCGGCCGCTTCGGCCGCATCGTCAAGCCGTTCGCGGAGCTGACGATCACCGTCCGTCAGGTCGAGGAGCAGGCATAA
- the rpsS gene encoding 30S ribosomal protein S19: MTRSVWKGPFVDAHVLKKAEKARESGRSDVIKIWSRRSTILPQFVGLTFGVYNGRKHVPVNVSEDMIGQKFGEYSPTRTYYGHAADKKAKRK, encoded by the coding sequence ATGACTCGTTCCGTCTGGAAGGGCCCGTTCGTCGACGCCCACGTCCTCAAGAAAGCCGAGAAGGCCCGCGAGTCGGGCCGCTCGGACGTGATCAAGATCTGGTCGCGCCGCTCCACCATCCTGCCGCAGTTCGTCGGACTGACCTTTGGCGTCTACAACGGTCGCAAGCACGTGCCCGTGAACGTCTCCGAGGACATGATCGGCCAGAAGTTCGGCGAGTACTCCCCGACGCGCACCTACTACGGTCACGCCGCGGACAAGAAAGCCAAGAGGAAGTAA
- the rplB gene encoding 50S ribosomal protein L2 gives MALKSYKPTTPGQRGLVLIDRSELFKGRPVKSLTEGLTKKAGRNNTGRITMRRRGGGAKRLYRIVDFKRAKRDVTGAVMRIEYDPNRTAFIALVKYTDGEQAYILAPQRLGIGDQVIASARADIKPGNAMPFSGMPIGTIVHNVELKPGKGGQIARAAGTYAQFVGRDGGYAQLRLSSGELRLVRQECMATVGAVSNPDNSNQNLGKAGRVRHMGKRPSVRGVVMNPIDHPHGGGEGRTSGGRHPVTPWGKPTKGARTRNKNKASSKLIVRSRHAKRKGR, from the coding sequence ATGGCACTCAAGTCGTACAAGCCGACGACGCCGGGCCAGCGCGGGCTGGTGCTGATCGACCGTTCGGAGCTGTTCAAGGGCCGCCCGGTCAAGTCCCTCACCGAGGGACTGACCAAGAAGGCGGGCCGCAACAACACCGGACGGATCACGATGCGCCGCCGCGGCGGGGGGGCGAAGCGCCTCTACCGGATCGTCGATTTCAAGCGCGCCAAGCGCGACGTGACCGGCGCGGTGATGCGGATCGAGTACGATCCCAACCGCACCGCCTTCATCGCCCTTGTGAAGTACACCGACGGCGAGCAGGCCTACATCCTCGCGCCCCAGCGGCTCGGGATCGGCGACCAGGTGATCGCCTCGGCCCGCGCCGACATCAAGCCGGGCAACGCCATGCCGTTCTCGGGCATGCCGATCGGCACGATCGTCCACAACGTCGAGCTCAAGCCCGGCAAGGGCGGCCAGATCGCGCGTGCGGCGGGCACCTACGCCCAGTTCGTGGGCCGCGACGGCGGCTACGCGCAGCTGCGCCTGTCGTCGGGCGAGCTCCGCCTCGTGCGTCAGGAATGCATGGCGACCGTGGGCGCGGTGTCGAACCCCGACAACTCGAACCAGAACCTCGGCAAGGCGGGCCGCGTCCGCCACATGGGCAAGCGGCCCAGCGTCCGGGGCGTGGTGATGAACCCGATCGACCACCCGCACGGCGGCGGCGAAGGCCGCACCTCCGGTGGCCGTCATCCGGTCACCCCGTGGGGCAAGCCGACCAAGGGCGCGCGGACCCGCAACAAGAACAAGGCGTCGTCGAAGCTGATCGTCCGCTCGCGCCACGCCAAGCGCAAGGGGCGCTGA
- a CDS encoding type II toxin-antitoxin system Phd/YefM family antitoxin, with amino-acid sequence MDIVSYTDARKHLKAVMDRAITDRTETVVTRAGREAVVVVGKEEWDAIQTTLHLLSSPANAARLRAAVGQLDAGGGAERELIDGETALR; translated from the coding sequence ATGGACATCGTCAGCTACACCGACGCCCGCAAGCACCTGAAGGCCGTCATGGACCGTGCCATCACCGACCGCACCGAGACGGTCGTCACCCGCGCAGGCCGCGAGGCCGTGGTGGTGGTCGGCAAGGAGGAGTGGGACGCCATCCAGACCACGCTCCACCTCCTGTCCTCGCCCGCGAACGCGGCGCGTCTGCGCGCGGCCGTGGGGCAGCTCGATGCCGGGGGCGGCGCGGAGCGGGAGCTGATCGACGGTGAAACTGCTCTTCGCTGA
- a CDS encoding Txe/YoeB family addiction module toxin — MKLLFADGAWEDYLHWHRTDPKLLRRINDLIREARRTPFDGIGKPEPLRGDLSGWWSRRITREHRMVYRVAGEGDARALEIAQLRYHY; from the coding sequence GTGAAACTGCTCTTCGCTGACGGTGCCTGGGAGGACTACCTCCACTGGCACCGCACCGACCCGAAGCTCCTGCGGCGCATCAACGATCTGATTCGCGAGGCGCGCCGGACGCCGTTCGACGGCATCGGCAAGCCCGAGCCGCTGCGCGGCGACCTCTCGGGCTGGTGGTCGCGCCGCATCACCCGCGAGCACCGCATGGTCTACCGCGTCGCCGGCGAGGGCGACGCCCGGGCGCTGGAGATCGCCCAGCTCCGCTACCACTACTGA
- a CDS encoding 50S ribosomal protein L23: protein MNTYDVIRKPIITEKATLASEQNAVVFEVAIDANKPTIKAAVEELFGVKVRAVNTAITKGKRKRFRGRPGQRKDVKKAYVTLEEGNTIDVTTGL from the coding sequence ATGAACACCTACGACGTGATCCGAAAGCCGATCATCACCGAGAAGGCGACGCTGGCGTCCGAGCAGAACGCCGTGGTCTTCGAGGTGGCGATCGACGCCAACAAGCCGACCATCAAGGCGGCCGTCGAGGAGCTGTTCGGCGTGAAGGTGCGGGCGGTGAACACCGCCATCACCAAGGGCAAGCGCAAGCGCTTCCGCGGCCGCCCCGGCCAGCGCAAGGACGTGAAGAAGGCCTACGTGACCCTCGAGGAGGGCAACACGATCGACGTGACCACGGGGCTGTAA
- the rplD gene encoding 50S ribosomal protein L4, translating to MKLDVITLDGASAGSIELADEVFGHEPRTDILHRVVRWQRNNAQAGTHKVKTRSEVSYSTKKIVRQKGSGGARHGSRKAPIFRKGGVYKGPTPRSHGHELPKKVRRMGLMHALSAKAREGRLVVIENTAAEGKTSALARQVRDLGWKRALIIDGAQVDENFAQAARNLDNLDVLPSQGANVYDILKRETLVLTKAGVEALEARLK from the coding sequence ATGAAACTCGACGTCATCACTCTGGACGGCGCCAGCGCCGGCTCGATCGAGCTGGCGGACGAGGTGTTCGGCCACGAGCCCCGCACCGACATCCTGCACCGCGTGGTGCGCTGGCAGCGCAACAACGCGCAGGCCGGCACCCACAAGGTCAAGACGCGCTCCGAGGTTAGCTACTCGACCAAGAAGATCGTCCGCCAGAAGGGGTCGGGCGGCGCCCGCCACGGCTCGCGCAAGGCGCCGATCTTCCGCAAGGGCGGCGTCTACAAGGGCCCCACGCCCCGCTCCCACGGGCACGAGCTGCCCAAGAAGGTGCGGCGCATGGGCCTGATGCACGCGCTGTCCGCCAAGGCCCGCGAGGGCCGGCTGGTCGTGATCGAGAACACGGCCGCCGAGGGCAAGACCTCGGCGCTGGCCCGCCAGGTCCGCGACCTCGGCTGGAAGCGCGCGCTCATCATCGACGGCGCGCAGGTGGACGAGAACTTCGCCCAGGCGGCGCGCAACCTCGACAACCTGGACGTGCTGCCCAGCCAGGGCGCGAACGTCTACGACATCCTCAAGCGCGAGACCCTCGTGCTGACCAAGGCGGGTGTCGAAGCTCTGGAGGCCCGGCTGAAATGA
- the rplC gene encoding 50S ribosomal protein L3, with protein sequence MLRSGVIAKKVGMTRLFQEDGRQIPVTVLQLDALQVVGQRSDDKHGYTAVQLGAGTAKAKRTSKAMRGVFSAASVEPKRKVVEFRVDADAMIPVGEEIIADHYFEGQYVDVTGTSIGKGFQGAMKRWNFGGLRASHGVSISHRSHGSTGQCQDPGKVFKGKKMAGHMGAARVTTQNLQVVRTDTDRGLIMVKGAVPGSKGGWVTVKDAVKKPFPESAIVPAALMSAKREAAKAAEEAAAAAEAEARAAEEARLAEEAAAQEAALKEAQAEIAEEKADTDNSDATPEKKEGDA encoded by the coding sequence TCTTCCAGGAAGACGGGCGCCAGATCCCCGTCACCGTCCTGCAACTCGACGCCCTCCAGGTCGTCGGCCAGCGCAGCGACGACAAGCACGGCTACACCGCCGTGCAGCTCGGCGCCGGCACCGCGAAGGCCAAGCGCACGTCGAAGGCGATGCGCGGCGTGTTCTCGGCTGCCAGCGTGGAGCCCAAGCGCAAGGTCGTGGAGTTCCGCGTCGACGCGGATGCCATGATCCCGGTGGGCGAGGAGATCATCGCCGACCACTACTTCGAGGGCCAGTACGTCGACGTCACCGGCACCTCGATCGGCAAGGGCTTCCAGGGCGCCATGAAGCGCTGGAACTTCGGCGGCCTGCGCGCATCGCACGGCGTGTCGATCAGCCACCGCTCCCACGGCTCCACCGGCCAGTGCCAGGACCCCGGCAAGGTGTTCAAGGGCAAGAAGATGGCCGGCCACATGGGTGCCGCGCGGGTGACCACGCAGAACCTGCAGGTGGTCCGCACGGACACCGACCGCGGGCTCATCATGGTCAAGGGCGCCGTTCCCGGCTCCAAGGGCGGCTGGGTCACGGTGAAGGACGCCGTGAAGAAGCCGTTCCCCGAGAGCGCCATCGTGCCCGCCGCCCTGATGTCGGCGAAGCGCGAGGCCGCCAAGGCCGCCGAGGAGGCCGCCGCGGCCGCCGAGGCCGAGGCCCGGGCCGCCGAGGAGGCGCGTCTGGCCGAGGAGGCCGCCGCGCAGGAGGCCGCGCTGAAGGAAGCCCAGGCGGAGATCGCCGAGGAGAAGGCGGACACCGACAACTCCGACGCCACCCCCGAGAAGAAGGAAGGTGACGCATGA